TCTTTTATTGGATAAGCATCATTCCTAGAAAACAGACATCTCAAgaattttggaaatatttaACCACCCTTTTGACCCCTGAAATCTATCACAACTTGCTCCTATGAATATGGGTTCAAATAAAGCAATAGGTAACCAAGCTCGTAACAACAGTCCACTcgtttttttctcatttcttcACTCTTTCAGGACTCTTTCACACATTTCGACACTTCACCTTTGAATTATATGATTTATCTCATCAAATCTCACATTTTTACTAAAGTTCCCTTATTCgtctcatcaaatttttactgACTTAAACATCATGTGCTAACCCAATTTTCATATTAGCCCTTTGATATTAGGATCTTCAAGAAGATCCTTCAACCCGTGTGATGCTACTAGACTTAGGTATGCATCATCGATGTTGTCCTAGGGAAATCTTGAGCAGAAGATGTGAGAAATAGCTAATTCTGACCATGCGATAGCGACTCTTATGAAGGGAACACTTTCCTTCTTATTGGAGTCGGATCCATTATGATATAGCAAGAACAACTTTCCGGAGATCTCAATTGATCATCCCCCATTATTTACCCACAGGTTTTGCCTTTTGAAACCACCTCGCTCTTCCACGAGTAGTTGAACAAGATTATAGCCAAGGCTGTCAGCACAACCCTCCGAGGTCCTCCTATTAAGCAAGTAAGACGTTTCGTCCCGATATTCCTAGTGCTTTTGGAGGAGAAGGCCATGGCAGACTGGCTCCTGCCACACCTATCGCGCTGCAGTTGAATGACCAAGAGGCAATAAGCTTTTGGACTATATGCTCCATGCATTTCGTTGTGTTTTAGAAGAAATGGTTTGTTTTATACCAATGGGTATAGACTGATGTTAAAAGGTCAATAAATACTGCACCTTTTGCTAATTGTTGTTTCATCAATAGTCAATTTGCTAAGCTCttcatcattaattttctAGGCGATGGGTTTGGAGTGCACGTGCTCCATAGGTTGATCAATTGAAATCTTTGAAAGCAAATGCTTCTTCCATCTCATTAGGGTCGTGGTAGAGTTTGGCATCAACAAAGTATAGCTCCGACTAAGTCTAGGGCTTTATCTCCACATCAACTTTTACGGTTTTCTCATCTTTGACATACGTGAAACATTAGTGTATAGTAGAGGACACAAATCTATTTCGTGTAGCCATGGTCTTTCTAGTAACAAGTTATAGGAAGTTCTTACATCAAGCGTGTGGAAGGAAGTTTTTGCTCTTAGTTCTCCCATGATGATATCCAATCGAATCATACAGATGGTCCGTTGGCTCTCTCGATCAAAGCCTTGGATAGTCAGGCGGCTGCGGTACAAGTTTCCCACTATTATGCCCAATTTCTTCATGGTGCATTTTGGCATGATGTGACTGCCATCTATCATCTATTAGCATGCAGTTGACTTTTCGTCCTTGCATGAATCATAGGATGAACAGTGGTGGTTATGGGGCATTAAATCGGGCAATAGGCTTTGTCTTTGAAAGCTATAATTATGCAACAAGATATCAACAATCGTCTTTTATCTTCACGTGGAGGGACGCTCACAGTTTTAAGCTTttgctaaaaaaaattcatccagAAGAATTTTCCAAGGGTCATAGGATGGAAATGACGAACCGCAGCTTCCAAGTTTCTCTTTGCCTTCGCATATCGAGAGTGCTTATTCAAGTATGGGTTTCTTAAAAGCAGAAGTTGAAGTTTTGTTGACATGTTATTGATGTCTTTGCCGGCGTGTCACTAGAATCCATCAGTCACCGTCTTTGGTGGGAGTTTCAGCATTCTTGTTGGCGAAAGAGACCTCCGTTTGTGTAAGCTGAAGATTtccaaattgaagtgtttGTGGCACTGCAAATAGATATTAGTGTAGGTGATAAGAAAGCCAATAAAGCTGGttagtttataatatattgttaataattttattcgaTATAATGTTAAAtatcatgaatatattttattcttaggCCATCTTTGTCgtgttatattatatgttattacTGTATTTTACGGACAAAACCTACagaccaattaaattaatgaagtTGGGTTACATACTTAATGGCgactatgaaaccaactttcgATGGTTGGTCAgaaacattccaagtcgagaaccCTTAAGGTGAGGAGTTCTGtggagacttgcactaagtgaTGCATTCAACTGATGAGTGTTGTGTTTTATCACTATGGATGTGTGGCTTTATGCACTTTAATGGATACTTGACAAGTAAGCTGTCAAGTTTACTGATTTTGACTCGCAATTGTCGTATGGAAGCCTGTGTGGCATAATCGGTATGACTAGAACTTCTCAATCGCGATAGTACGAAAATTAGTCCTCCGATCTAAGGAGCCATAGTTGTTGTATGTATGAGGCAGTTGTATCTTGATATTGGCTGATATGATAGGGGGATTATGTGGTTGTCAAAAGCCCTACTCCAATGCAGTTagaatatatatgaagattGGCGCGTTCCAAAAAGGAATCCATCGCCCATCATGAGATGATGATCATCTCTTATGTCTTCTTGACTATGTTAATTTCTAGAAGTATGTAGCTATAGCTATTAatcaaataggaaaataatttctcatgttaattaatgataaacacaaaaaaaaaaaaaacagatacATAATTATCAATGTCAAGTATGGGAACTGATCTCGAACTTCGTGCGCTAGATTTTGATCAGTAAATAGCTTGATAGAACGATTGTATCCGTATGGTACAGACAGTTAAAGGTTCACACTAATTTCACCTATTCTCTAGTGCGATGGACTATTGCTAAACAGTCATCGATGGTAACATGTACTTTTGTATTAATGTGTTGATCAAGAGGGATTAACtgaatatgattaatttaatctcgAGCAAGTTAGTTGCCAAATTAAAACTATGTGATATAAGCCGAAGTCTAACTAAAGGTGGACCTATAAGGGTCATACACAAAATACAGACGATATTGTAGAGAATTAATTGGAGAATCAATTTTTGAtgtgaattaattattgatttaattatggAAGAGACATGATTAACTTAAAGgagtttaaattaatcctttgaataattggattattcaATTAGGTCCTATGTGATAGAAAATCCAAAACGCTAATTaattggactaattaaatgcttgtattttgggattaagtaattgaattaattaatcttaggtccaaaaattaaataaaatatttgatgtggacttgaaattaattgattggatcaattaattactactcagaaatcaaaatatatttaattcaaattgtgGTCAAGCTTCAAGGGACCACAAGAACCTACCATGCATTAAAGACCCTTAATTAAGGGCTTGCATCCTTATGAGTGATGCTCATCTAACTTTGACTTGAAGCAAACCAGCCCCTTTATATAGAGAGAGTGGTTAGCCATTTGTGGGTGCTTGCAAGGTTTGTATATCAATATTTCTCTCCCTCACTTTCTAATATCTCCCTGAAGAATTCTATctgtttcatctttttttttttaaatcttgaaATTCATTCAACGTTTTCTTAAGAAACTAGAAcactttttactttataaaagTGTTGTTTTAGTACCACTCTCTTGAGTTTCTAGTAAGGCTAAAAGAGACACAAGTTGGTGTTTTGTATGGACTTGTTAgagataattttgtttaattctcGTGTGGACAAAGTAAGAAACTATTGTTGGAGGAGGAATTTTGAAGGTAGGAAGCTCCACTACTCTCAAAGAGGTATTTACCCTTTGATTTGTATgcgataaaatttgaaataaaactataGTTTCCAGAAATTAGAGTGGACAAGGAAGAAAAGAACTATCATTCAAACAATAATCGCAACTACAACTTCAAGATTGCACGCTAGAATACATGATTACAGGCTAAGAGAATGAACAATTCCCTTGGCAACATTCGCCCTGTAGGCTTGTAAAGCTAAATTACGTACATTGGTGAAGTAAACATAACATACCAGTACTCGACTATGCACTAGACGTTCGAATGCGTCCTGTTAGAACTCCAGCATAACTTTCAGGCACGTCCAAGAAGTGAATGAATGTGTTGCAGCGATTTTATACTCTCTAACCAACACAACCGCAACATACAATACCTCTGCtacaggaaaaagaaaaaatggaacaGGAATCAGAAGAAAGTTGGATGATAACGTCTTGCTTAATGTAGCGCGGAGCATGAGCATGAGAGAGGGATATATGCTAGACAAATTCTCAATCTTACTACttgttttagaaattataaggCTTCTGCTATTCTCACCGTTGTCTGTGCACCAGCTTATCTTTTTATCATAgaagtgaaaaaaattgattaagaGGTTGTTTTTATATCTACGCATCCTGTGGGTAGGTCAGATCCAGAGGGTGTTTTGCATAAGTTTTTGCACCTGACGGGATGTCgatgtaaattacaactataaacTCAAGTACTGTAATGGCAGGGTGTATACTTATTAGTAGACCCTAAACAATAATGAACCTAACCTATTTTCACTTATCAGCATCCTCAATCTCGTTTACGGGTTTGAAATGCCTACTTTTTCATTGTCTGATGAAAATATAGTTGAAACTCTACTTCTTGATTCCATGCTAATAATGAAAATGCATATGTACCAATGTATGTATGCAAACAacgttaaaaatgaaaatgcgCTACTCACACAATTGAGCAGCTGGTATTGTGCTTTTTCTTTCGTGCTACCATTTCCTTCCTCCGTGTAGGTTGAAGCACAACCTTGATTGCAGTATCAAAAACAGCTTTCACATTCTGGTAAAAAACCTCAAACAAAATTAGCTTCCCTAATAGAGACGTTGCTCTTAAACTTTGTGGACgatgattataataaatagttagtGCAGGTGATAGAATTGAAAAGTGTACACCAAACACCCTACCTGTTGAGTCTTTGAGCTGCATTCTATATACGCTGCTGCACCGATTTGTTTCCTCAACTCCTCCCCCTACAAATTTTCAGCCACGTTAATCTAGAAAATAGAGCAAATTAAATACTGATGGAATGTAGAGAAAGATACAGACTTGGGCAGTTGTAATGATGTTAGATCCCATATGATCAGCCATATATCCCCTGTCTTCTCGAAGATCTGTTGCggcaaaaagtaaaaaagagaTGGGCCATCATATCAGGCGTTCTTTGTCCAATTAAGCCAAAAAAACAGCATTTGAATCACTGAATTGTAATCAGATAACTTGAGGTCGTACCTAACTTTGTTCCAACAAGTACAATTGGAACATTGGGGGCGAACCGACGAAGCTCAGGCATCCACTGAAATGAGAGTTCGAATGATGTTGTGAATACTTTTTCAAGCCATTCTTAATAAAGGAACTACGAAAAGAGAAAGTCTGTGCCTTGTAGTTTACATACGACCAATTTTAACCAAACAAAATTACGCTGAAATTAGAGCGTGTTTGGGTGATCAACGTATAAGCTTTTGAAACATCTTACAAGATATTAGAGGGTTCATAACATATTAAAAAGCATTTGGTAagttctttataaaaaaaacttataaccTCAAAAAGTAAGACGTCAGGATTGAGTCTGctcttttagaaaaagtaaagGGTTACTAACTTACTTTCAAAATCTTAACAAACATTGACGTTTTAaataagcttagccaaacaacCTCTTAATCAATAAAACAGGAGAGACGCACTCGATTTTGTTTACTCAAAGAGCAGATTGGAGAGTTTACCATGCATTTATTCAAGATGAAATTACCCaattttacaatttgaatATGAAGGAAAGGCAAAGAAAAACAGTAAAGAGAGAGCAGTGAAGGCAAAAGTCACAATGTTATACCTTCTTGAGGACATTTTCATAGCTAGCCCTACTGATTAAAGAGAAAGCCAATACAAATATATCAGCCCCTCTGTAACTCAGTGGCCTCAACCTGCTGTAATCTTCTTGACCTTTAAAACagagaaaaatcaatacaatTAGGAAAGTGAGGCTGCTAAAATAGTAGCAAAAACAGCACTACTTAGATGATAAACAGTCCTATGGTGGGACAGCCCAACCCCTTGTGTTTGAACATGGTGgcgtgtgcgtgtgtatgTTGGGCGTGTGcgctaaaaataaataaagatgataAACACCTGCAGTATCCCATAGTCCTAAGTTCACAATGTTGCCATCCACAGCCACATTAGCACTGAAATTGTCAAAAACTGTTGGAATATAATCCTGAAACGCATAAACATCCCAGATATATAATCAGTTTTCACAAAACCCATTATTGGCAAACTGTAACATATCGAGTCCCAGAAGTCTCTATTTTTCACTACGATGATAAGATGAACTTAACCGCATTATCATCTATAAATGTGGGTTAATAATCAGAGCCCACATTGTCAAAAACTGGGAAAATGAGAAAGCAATGAGAACGATATGTAAGAAATGAGACAAATTACAGTTAAAGAAGcacagaaaattaaaatcaagaatgagAGAGACTAACAGTGGGGAACTTGTTGCTGGTATAACATATGAGCATGCAGGTCTTGCCAACGGCTCCGTCTCCCACCGTCACACACTTGATGAACTTTGAAGCACTCATCTTCCGTAATCCTTCAGCTTCCACagagctatatatatatatacacaaatgTCAAAGAGCAAAAAGAGATTCTTGAAAGAAAGAAGCCCAGTTGAGTGAATGGAGCAGGGGAGAGACAAAGGAGAGAGAGTATCTAAAAATggtgaagaaaaaacaagaagaaaagggCAGGTGGATATAGAAAGAGAGGCCCTTATTGCAAACTTGGAGTTTCGAGAGTGGCAATAAAGAACAAAGCTACGGACAGTGCGTGCACAGAGTTTGtgtgggagagagagagagaggagagagagagagagtagagTCAAACGATCTCGCTGTCACTTTTCATCCCTCTcgataaaattcaaaatccaacagaaatattttttgaaatgcaGGAAGGTGATGGGACCCTGTGCCGCGACTCTCCTCAAACGGCTCCAAGCCACACCAACTGCTTACCACTATAATATATTTCCTTAGTTTTGCAGATACATATAGATACTATATTTACTGTTGCTGTCATAAATGCAATAAGGACATGTGTTCTTCagtcttttttttgtttcatttttcgacaatttttgaaacataaaatacatatgaTGTTtgcctaatattttttataaagtaatttttatctcttaaaatatcatattaaacatacaatacctatatttttactcacaaacaaaatactatatatatatacacatatatataaatgtataaaaaagatatgatttgtCCTTAAACACTGATTTTTGTCCCCAAATACCAACAATTTTTATACACcggttatttaaaatattttaaattgtgtCTAAAAACagatccatatatatatacaaatatctCCAAcgcacacttatttatctctatttttctctctctatctccaaaatacaaaacaaaccACCCATaatacaaaaccaaacacaatGTTTATGTCTGGTCCTTGCAATAGCTGCTtgttgagaaaatatttatttgaatttagttTCACCACATGAACTTTGGGTATATAAGGATAATAACACTCACATTTCTTAAGATTctgtataattacacgaacATTctctatagtttgaaaaattatttttagtattcCTAAgatttgcttctgtctaataaataagtcccatCCGTTCGTAAAAATCcaccgaatttgttgatattaacaaaaagttgaatgaaaattgatatttttcctcgattgacttatttctGGCTTATTGCAGgccaaacaatttttttttcggctaaactacccttataacgttGAAGATATACCTGCTCGCATGCATTGACGcgtaatttaatcataaaaagatttatttgacctgaaATAAATTAGTGACAAGTCAATCAAGgataaacataaatattttttttcaattgtcagttaatatcaataaattcaataaattttaactaattaagaaaattatttattaaacataataaaacctcaaaagtaatatatataatttcctAGAAGTGTTGTGTGTTTATAACTCAATTGCAAATatcatcttaattttttttaatcaatttgtCCAATGTGATCTTTCCTttgcaataattaaatttattcaaaaaatagaaaagtttTAGCCATTGATTATTGTCTTATCATTTGAACAGATCTGCCTGAGGAAGTAAAAGGGTGTAAATAACGCCAGTAAATTAGTCATAAAATAGTttgcaaaaatgaaaacattaattaGAACCCCTTAAAAGAAGTttatatccaaaaaaaatcattaaaatacTATTCCATCAACTTTCATTTCAAACACCCAATTATTGActtaattttactttattttttgtcaaaaattaCTCTTCATCTTTTGATCttcttctattaattaatatctcttCATTTActaattgatatttaattttggaattaattttcttttaaactaTAATCATCTTTTTGTAGTAAAACTTTTACAAATCTTTTTGTTTAGTTCATTCATTAAAATTGTTTCTAATTAACAATTGTTCTCCAATGATTCGAAAAGAATAATATCTAtccaaaaaatttctttcGATTGTTAAAATTGATTAGGATTTCCGTTTCAGGCAGATAACATTTTTCTCcaagataatattaaaatttcaaagaaaaatattttgttgaatatattggagaagaaattatattagtaaagaaaatgataagtttttatttgaattagaaaaaataaaaattataaaagttttactaaaaattgataaatacggttaaagtgaaaaaattaaaacttaatgCAACAATAAaagctcaaaaaaaaaaaaaaggtaactTTGTCCCAAAATAGAGTAAAAGTTAAGAGTGATTTTCCGAaatgaaaagttgaatgaacggatgttttgtataaaaaaaggtatattaatggatttttaaaatatagaattttttttaaaggagttatagtaatttttcctaaaaactattttaattttagtaactCAAGTATGTACATATAATTGTTGGGGGTACTACCTAACGTGCCTAACTAGACCGGCGAATGTCATTTAGGTAGCATACtgcttaaatatttaattggataacaattttatttgtatcaCATCAATAATATATGTGGCTTTTTTCATTCCAATATTGTGTGTTTATTTGTGCATAATCGATCGGAATCTCTAGATTATACATGACTATACCACATGgtcatgcatatgatggtgCTCGTTAAATATGCATTCAAGGTCTTGGTTTTAAACATTTCAAATTAAGGATCATTTAGGTAAATGTCTCATTTCATGGATGTTTGCTGTGGAAACACTAATGTGTGTTGTTTGGGTGCTTGTTAGGAATACATTCATTGAACGACTCTGTAGAGAATTATTTATCAGAGTGATAATACCGAATTAAAAATTCCATTATGTAATAGTGCAAGAGTAGTCCTTATGACTTAGGCACTATAGTGACCTTATATTAGGTCTTTTGTACTTCGATTTCGATTTATTCTCTGGTCATCTAGGTGATCATAAATGGATTTTTTGGTACAAGCCCATCTAATGTCAATGAGTGACACGTCAAAAATCATTAGCCTTccttttaaagtaaataatatccTATACTcctatttctaattaataaatttttgatcAAGGTATCACGATAACTAGGCGTGAGGTTTCTTAGGTTgatcattttaataaaaattactggAAGGAAGTGATATGTAGTTATTGAGAACAAGGTTTTGACTCGCTATCCATGCATTGGACTCAGTGAGGAGATAATTGATGATGTGGCCACACTTGCATAGTACTTCTTGTCTAAAGGTTCGCCACATTGACCTAAAGATAGGGTTTTATGGGGTTTTGCTAGATGACAATCTTGATTAATAGGTTCTTGAAATTAAAgagttaatttcaaaataatttaattaatgtgattaattaaatttgataaatcacAATAATTGTGAGCACATGACTATCATTAGGGTGAATTTAAGGGCCATAATGCTagatttcaattaattaaatggtTGAACTAATTCTTGAatcaactaattaaattaattcaagtcaagaactatttaatttaaatgttgaaTTAAAAGACGTACAAAATTAACTAAAGTAGTTAATTGTTCTTCGGCtcaattaattgtataaaatatttaattaaattaaacaagctcaaaaaataaatataaaactaattgATGAGATCAATTAATTTGGTCCTTGATTAATGAAGTTTTGGAAATTtcattatagaaaataaatggtGCAATTACCATAAAATCATGAAGTAACCCGGACCACAATCATACATCAATCCATAGCATAATATAGTCGAATTcattgcttctttttttagaAGCCTGCTTACCTTAACTTGAATGCATCAGTCAATAGTTTTGTCGGTCAACATCATCTTAATCAAtgtcatataatattaaatacatgatAATCGTGAAATAtgatatccccacaccacTCCAATATGTAGCAATATCAGTACAGGACATTACAACGAACCTAACATCCAGTGTGTAACTCTGTATCTAAAATATCACAACGAACCTGACATCCCCTCACTACTCCAGCTGTGTGTAATTATCAACACAAGATATTATATTCCTTGCTACCCAAAATACCTCGAGCTTTCCTAAGTGTCATGGTACTTAactttatattcatttttctcatatcacatcatcatagACCGTTGACTATGTTCTCCAGTTAGGTAAGCCATCTTTTTACTGTTTCCATCATAAATTATACGGAATTAATActtgggactaaaattgcaaactTTTTGGAGCTATGCacacactacaagaaaatgactcaatagctacaaaatatattgatgctAAAATCAGCGTGAagctaattagcaagtaaaatttttactgAATTCATTCCTAATTTACATTAGCAACAAATTTCACTATTTTGCAAGGAATAACATATGCTATTGCTATTAGTGTTATTTCTTGTAACCGGACCCAAAATTACAAAGAGGTTAACGTGTGCGA
The nucleotide sequence above comes from Sesamum indicum cultivar Zhongzhi No. 13 linkage group LG11, S_indicum_v1.0, whole genome shotgun sequence. Encoded proteins:
- the LOC105173531 gene encoding rac-like GTP-binding protein ARAC7 isoform X2 — its product is MSASKFIKCVTVGDGAVGKTCMLICYTSNKFPTDYIPTVFDNFSANVAVDGNIVNLGLWDTAGQEDYSRLRPLSYRGADIFVLAFSLISRASYENVLKKWMPELRRFAPNVPIVLVGTKLDLREDRGYMADHMGSNIITTAQGEELRKQIGAAAYIECSSKTQQNVKAVFDTAIKVVLQPTRRKEMVARKKKHNTSCSIVGIVCCGCVG
- the LOC105173531 gene encoding rac-like GTP-binding protein ARAC7 isoform X1, whose product is MSASKFIKCVTVGDGAVGKTCMLICYTSNKFPTDYIPTVFDNFSANVAVDGNIVNLGLWDTAGQEDYSRLRPLSYRGADIFVLAFSLISRASYENVLKKWMPELRRFAPNVPIVLVGTKLDLREDRGYMADHMGSNIITTAQGEELRKQIGAAAYIECSSKTQQNVKAVFDTAIKVVLQPTRRKEMVARKKKHNTSCSIVRGIVCCGCVG